One segment of ANME-2 cluster archaeon DNA contains the following:
- a CDS encoding DUF98 domain-containing protein, producing MGQESFDKLKHLDIPTTLRICAGTDGSVTYLLEVMTKRTVEVQTRYQEEINATDAEGKLLMIEPGEPVNHREVVLSVGDIPYVLARSLSPIHSMPQGMRDDLMRADIPIGRILRKYKLETRRDILTIDLKGGEGIFKDIPVLSREYFIIHDGRILMWINELFPVDSRWEL from the coding sequence ATGGGGCAGGAGTCATTTGACAAGCTTAAACATCTGGATATTCCCACCACCCTCAGGATATGTGCCGGTACGGACGGTTCGGTAACATATCTGCTTGAGGTGATGACAAAGCGAACGGTTGAAGTGCAAACCCGTTACCAGGAAGAAATAAATGCCACTGATGCTGAGGGAAAATTACTTATGATAGAGCCTGGCGAGCCGGTGAACCATCGGGAAGTTGTGCTCTCGGTCGGGGACATACCTTATGTGCTGGCCCGGTCCCTGTCACCCATACATTCAATGCCGCAGGGTATGAGGGATGACCTGATGCGTGCCGACATTCCCATCGGGCGAATTTTGAGGAAGTACAAGCTTGAGACCAGAAGGGATATCCTTACTATAGATTTGAAAGGCGGAGAGGGAATTTTCAAGGACATCCCGGTACTGTCAAGAGAATACTTCATAATCCACGATGGCAGGATACTTATGTGGATAAATGAACTGTTCCCTGTGGATTCAAGATGGGAACTGTAA
- a CDS encoding DUF5611 family protein: MTEYKLKRGFKPETERIKEIMVNSFPADVTEQDGKLFVSYGALKSVEAWIADKKLCVETVSNPESSDEEILKSNKVFRQFLNDATGYDAKHRAKMAKKEVQG, from the coding sequence ATTACTGAATATAAGTTAAAACGAGGATTCAAACCCGAAACGGAACGAATAAAGGAGATAATGGTTAATAGCTTTCCTGCCGATGTTACAGAACAGGATGGAAAACTATTTGTCAGCTATGGTGCCCTCAAATCAGTGGAAGCCTGGATAGCAGATAAGAAGCTTTGTGTAGAAACCGTATCAAATCCCGAATCTTCTGATGAGGAGATACTTAAATCAAATAAAGTATTCAGGCAATTCCTGAATGATGCTACGGGTTATGATGCTAAACATCGTGCAAAGATGGCAAAGAAAGAAGTGCAGGGATAA